The proteins below are encoded in one region of Drosophila santomea strain STO CAGO 1482 chromosome 3R, Prin_Dsan_1.1, whole genome shotgun sequence:
- the LOC120452091 gene encoding 39S ribosomal protein L40, mitochondrial, with amino-acid sequence MSLLGAFARLGLQRSGGVAGVAVARCLHTTSVLCAEPLKKKKKLDPQIVKQREDRKKKKIEKQIRRLEKNARQLKPVEELEVPLELIDEKDKRQRKLAPLSSAQLEERALLKKQWAHYKHDERVADFQIIDRLVQAQNKALAELRSESEELYQAAIDIDPQLLPVAVKGPVATPPIKDYVSPDGDYLHQSMKWEVK; translated from the exons atgtcgCTGCTGGGCGCCTTTGCGAG ATTGGGTCTGCAGAGAAGTGGCGGCGTCGCCGGTGTCGCAGTTGCACGTTGCCTTCACACGACTTCTGTTCTCTGCGCGGAGCCCctgaagaaaaagaagaaactgGATCCGCAGATTGTCAAGCAGCGCGAGGAtcgcaagaagaagaagatcgAAAAGCAGATTCGCCGGCTGGAGAAGAATGCCCGTCAACTGAAGCCCGTGGAGGAACTTGAGGTTCCACTGGAGCTCATCGATGAAAAGGA CAAACGGCAGAGAAAGCTAGCCCCACTGTCCAGCGCCCAGTTAGAGGAACGTGCTCTTCTCAAGAAACAGTGGGCACACTACAAGCACGACGAGCGCGTAGCAGACTTCCAGATCATCGACCGGCTGGTCCAGGCACAAAACAAAGCACTGGCGGAACTGCGGAGTGAGTCCGAGGAGCTTTACCAGGCGGCCATCGATATTGATCCGCAGCTGCTGCCCGTCGCTGTGAAAGGACccgttgccacgccccccattAAGGATTACGTCAGTCCCGATGGCGACTACCTGCACCAATCCATGAAGTGGGAGGTCAAGTGA
- the LOC120452092 gene encoding prefoldin subunit 3, translating into MTGIMDSVEMPKLPENQKTFAGIPEAVFLEEIDSFMAQPENENCEKALQRLDEQHGKYRFMAYNLEARRRKLKSQIPDLERSLEMVNVLRKEDEERETQFLLSDQVFIKTLVPPTKTVYLWLGASVMLEYPLDEAEALLKQNITSAVGNLKSVEHDQDFLRDQITTTEVNMARVYNWGVKKRQAAAKTTATTPS; encoded by the exons ATGACTGGCATAATGGACTCGGTGGAAATGCCCAAATTACCGGAAAACCAGAAAACCTTCGCCGGCATCCCGGAGGCAGTGTTCCTG GAGGAGATCGACTCGTTCATGGCGCAGCCGGAGAACGAAAACTGCGAGAAGGCGCTCCAGCGACTGGACGAGCAGCACGGCAAGTACCGATTCATGGCTTACAACCTGGAGGCGCGGCGGCGTAAGTTGAAGTCCCAAATTCCGGACCTGGAGCGCTCCCTGGAAATGGTCAACGTGCTTCGCaaggaggacgaggagcgCGAGACGCAATTCCTGCTCAGCGACCAGGTGTTCATCAAGACACTGGTGCCGCCCACGAAAACAGTCTACCTCTGGCTGGGGGCCAGCGTAATGCTGGAGTATCCGCTGGACGAGGCGGAGGCTCTGCTTAAGCAGAACATCACATCGGCCGTTGGCAACTTGAAGTCCGTGGAGCACGATCAGGACTTTCTAAG AGATCAAATCACAACCACGGAGGTAAACATGGCGCGGGTATACAACTGGGGCGTGAAAAAGCGGCAGGCCGCTGCCAAGACCACCGCCACTACCCCATCCTAA
- the LOC120452090 gene encoding ATP-dependent DNA helicase 2 subunit 1, producing MSSWNPENDVDLLSGSEDEEEVSMKRDFHGREAILFVVDANLQTAGVERLLEALNIIRTAFVSGMLVNDKDLIGLIFANTKHSPPPLEASALDNIVMPDNCAVFLPLRQLTKPIVEHYLEFMGGVETQFADVYGLAEPDGCGRFDLMIRLCIEMLEKCGKKLNNAKIAYLTDVSTPHPSSSNHFQAALQKASDLEGKEFEFHVIPMVDDFDYEPFYKEFITLSRAIELDAFQVPDAQMLREILADRKLKQDFLRRCLGHFSFYLGPNLSMSVQYYNYFQRRAYPRKVQILRRDNSVVRTKRVITVQKQKDDGSQDIEHEYQIKVTDGWYTCSVGGKDLRISTELMNRVRNLHKPQMMLLGFKHRSSMPEVSYSKPSNFMYPDDQSIIGSKRLFRALWERCLTRDKIAICLFMCKRKSMPRYVALVPVEAPDNGEEKSYRSLLCGDGFKIVYLPEAKHIRHIDMQDWNNTENTADDKKVEFFQKIIKKLRVDYQPNLINDPSLDALQANLLALSLDFSTDTKGLDNLLDTSQLDKRIEKLLPDYEMFAAEAEPPKKRAAKTASTGESAPKMAKIDDEHLKEFDFVKGLIKDKDLTSCTATQLQIILQHHFDVTMPKSSTKAKMVAKIEELQN from the exons ATGAGCTCCTGGAATCCAGAGAACGATGTGGACCTGCTGTCCGGTtccgaggacgaggaggaagTGTCCATGAAGCGGGACTTCCATGGACGCGAGGCCATTCTTTTCGTGGTGGACGCCAATCTGCAGACGGCAGGCGTGGAGCGGCTGTTGGAGGCACTGAACATCATCCGGACGGCCTTTGTATCCGGAATGCTTGTGAACGACAAGGACCTTATCGGACTCATTTTCGCCAACACCAAGCACAGTCCGCCGCCGCTGGAAGCCAGTGCCTTGGACAACATCGTAATGCCGGATAACTGCGCTGTGTTCCTGCCCCTGCGGCAACTCACTAAACCCATTGTAGAGCACTATCTGGAGTTCATGGGCGGAGTGGAGACACAGTTTGCCGATGTGTATGGCCTGGCGGAGCCCGATGGCTGCGGACGGTTTGACCTTATGATCCGGCTCTGCATCGAGATGCTGGAGAAGTGCGGCAAGAAACTAAACAACGCCAAGATCGCCTACCTTACAGACGTTAGTACACCTCATCCATCGAGCAGCAATCACTTCCAGGCTGCCCTGCAAAAGGCCAGCGATCTGGAGGGCAAGGAGTTCGAGTTTCATGTCATTCCCATGGTCGATGACTTTGACTATGAGCCGTTCTACAAGGAGTTCATTACGCTGTCAAGAG CTATCGAGCTAGACGCCTTTCAGGTGCCGGATGCCCAGATGCTGCGCGAGATCCTGGCCGATCGCAAGCTGAAGCAGGATTTCCTTCGCCGATGCCTGGGTCACTTCAGTTTTTATCTGGGCCCCAACCTATCCATGTCCGTACAGTACTACAATTACTTTCAACGACGCGCCTATCCGCGCAAAGTGCAAATCCTGCGAAGGGACAACAGTGTTGTTCGCACCAAGCGGGTGATTACGGTGCAAAAGCAGAAGGACGATGGGTCGCAGGATATCGAGCATGAGTACCAGATTAAGGTTACGGACGGTTGGTACACTTGTTCCGTGGGCGGGAAGGACCTGCGCATCAGCACGGAACTGATGAACAGGGTGCGCAATCTGCACAAGCCTCAAATGATGCTGCTGGGCTTCAAGCACCGATCCTCTATGCCGGAAGTGAGCTACAGCAAGCCGTCCAACTTTATGTATCCCGATGATCAGAGCATCATCGGATCGAAGCGTTTGTTCCGGGCTTTGTGGGAGCGATGCCTGACGCGGGACAAGATTGCCATATGCCTGTTCATGTGTAAGCGCAAGTCCATGCCTCGCTATGTGGCTCTTGTGCCAGTAGAGGCCCCGGATAATGGGGAGGAGAAGAGCTACCGCTCTCTGCTATGCGGTGATGGATTCAAGATTGTTTACTTGCCGGAGGCCAAGCACATCCGGCACATAGACATGCAGGACTGGAACAATACTGAAAACACTGCTGACGACAAGAAAGTCGAGTTTTTCCAAAAGATTATCAAGAAGCTGCGCGTTGACTACCAGCCTAATCTCATCAACGACCCAAGTCTGGACGCCCTGCAGGCGAATCTTCTGGCCCTTTCCCTGGACTTTTCGACGGACACCAAAGGCCTTGACAATCTGCTGGACACCTCACAACTGGACAAGCGCATTGAAAAGCTCCTGCCAGACTATGAGATGTTCGCTGCAGAAGCGGAGCCCCCCAAGAAGCGAGCCGCAAAGACCGCCTCAACGGGAGAGAGCGCTCCTAAAATGGCCAAGATCGACGATGAGCACCTCAAGGAATTCGATTTCGTAAAGGGTCTAATCAAGGATAAAGATCTGACGAGTTGCACGGCCACTCAGCTTCAAATTATTCTGCAGCACCACTTCGATGTTACAATGCCCAAGTCGTCAACGAAGGCAAAAATGGTGGCCAAAATCGAGGAACTGCAAAATTAG
- the LOC120451300 gene encoding importin-9 gives MSLQFQNDCGDSVKQAIIEELQNLLSSDTGILQQAEKRTKQLEYTEGYGVYLSEIIMNQAHELPLRQIAIVMLTRYVENHWTDDDDDVKGKVNGCMASEQAKRTIRNILPNGLYDPNSKIRSSVAHTISTIAATDYPHGWTELFDIIVKCLGGNEDSIHGAMQVLQDFSYDVEQIKELGPVVIPEVYRIFDSEQNYSIKTRVSAIRILKPLFASIATLITNKDEQSTMMSSILTNFMDKLMHYLSMNSGAGSSFLLRSEIIKVFTHLVNEMPKYINPFMDRVLPIVWQLLTQIAETYVKVSVNQTETNPLASGDSEEDDEQTNFQTLIIQILEFINCILTCNKLRGSIKNVLADLIYITIVYIQLSEEQLEDWQDDPEKFVDDEDDGGVELTVRMCGRDVLLAINDEFGANAIQPLQEALGRHFSVAEAEKAANNPNWWKIQEACMDAVHAFRDVILGGESTFDLLNYLTIVRNLLVHQESPPLVGRALWTLSIYSKSDLYNPQMLTEILDVTLCSLSPEKSHILRISAVRTLNGFLQANETIDGEKRTLLVSKLPGFLEGIMALVPGCRATVLALLMEALTFMVKFDAEFAFASQAKITPLAIAVFLKYTEDPYVLETVQDLIKALCQRKECLGPLQEKFIPTIVSILGLTGAASTEKQDIALDVLNTIVRYTEPPLNNTLLETAFPAIINCVLHTDDHSVMVAGGECLRSFINVSPEQICSYKNGEGINCIMQVVATVLLNPMNSEMTAAGQIGRLVITIITKMGSMLGQNVDMLLKAVISKMQNLECLKVIMNLVLIFAHLFLTQMDAVLNFLSTVPGPNGEPAMQFVLTNWLSRQNSFFGNYERKVTTMALCKLFEYGVATQDNRLTTITFKELVDDPTDTRRRTRSVAASTQKWVTIPALVKIFKVLISEYQHFQESKTDEPLTDSEEDGDDEDAPGNPAKPRYISDLFEADEDNADDEHLLQELLKETNYQGDIADNLQKFLTTFTQNEHFPTFYEHLTEGERLILLSKVQQK, from the exons ATGTCGCTGCAATTCCAAAACGACTGCGGGGACTCCGTAAAGCAAGCTATCATCGAGGAGCTGCAGAACCTCCTCAGCTCGGACACAGGAATCCTGCAGCAGGCGGAGAAAAGGACCAAGCAGCTGGAGTATACGGAAG GCTATGGCGTCTACCTGTCCGAGATCATTATGAACCAGGCGCACGAGCTGCCGCTCCGTCAAATTGCGATCGTGATGCTCACTCGCTACGTGGAGAACCACTGGAcggacgacgacgacgatgtcAAAGGAAAAGTCAACGGCTGCATGGCCAGCGAGCAGGCAAAGCGAACCATCCGTAACATTCTACCCAACGGACTGTACGATCCCAACTCCAAGATACGCTCCTCGGTCGCACATACCATCTCCACAATAGCTGCCACGGATTATCCACATGGCTGGACGGAGTTGTTCGATATTATTGTGAAATGCCTGGGCGGCAACGAGGACTCCATACACGGTGCCATGCAGGTACTGCAGGATTTCAGCTACGACGTGGAACAGATCAAGGAACTTGGTCCAGTAGTCATACCCGAAGTCTATCGCATTTTTGACTCGGAGCAGAACTACTCCATCAAAACAAGAGTATCGGCCATCCGCATCCTGAAGCCACTTTTCGCTTCCATTGCAACACTGATCACCAACAAAGATGAGCAGAGCACCATGATGAGCTCCATTTTGACTAACTTCATGGACAAGCTAATGCATTACCTGAGTATGAACAGCGGTGCCGGTTCCAGTTTCCTTCTTCGCTCGGAAATCATCAAGG TGTTCACCCATTTGGTCAACGAAATGCCGAAGTACATCAACCCCTTCATGGACCGAGTTCTGCCCATAGTCTGGCAGCTACTCACACAAATAGCCGAGACTTACGTGAAAGTGTCGGTGAACCAGACTGAAACAAATCCCCTGGCCAGCGGTGACAGCGAGGAGGATGACGAGCAGACCAATTTCCAAACACTGATCATCCAGATCCTTGAGTTCATCAACTGCATACTGACATGCAACAAACTACGTGGCAGCATCAAGAATGTGCTGGCCGACCTTATATACATAACCATTGTTTACATTCAGCTGAGCGAGGAGCAATTGGAGGACTGGCAGGATGATCCGGAAAAGTTCGTGGATGATGAAGACGATGGCGGTGTGGAGCTCACGGTGCGCATGTGCGGCCGCGATGTCCTCCTG GCCATTAACGACGAGTTCGGAGCCAACGCTATTCAGCCATTGCAGGAGGCATTGGGCAGACACTTTAGTGTGGCCGAGGCAGAAAAAGCGGCCAACAATCCCAACTGGTGGAAGATCCAGGAGGCCTGCATGGATGCCGTGCACGCTTTCCGCGACGTCATCCTCGGCGGCGAGTCTACGTTTGACCTCCTCAACTATTTGACCATTGTTCGGAATTTGCTTGTACACCAGGAATCTCCGCCACTTGTTGGTCGTGCCCTTTGGACTTTGAGCATCTACTCTAAGTCGGACCTGTACAATCCACAAATGTTGACCGAGATCCTTGATGTTACGCTGTGCAGCCTGTCTCCGGAAAAATCACATATCCTAAGAATCAGCGCAGTGCGCACCCTGAATGGCTTCCTGCAGGCGAACGAAACAATCGATGGTGAGAAGCGAACCTTGTTGGTCTCAAAGCTGCCGGGTTTCCTTGAGGGAATTATGGCTTTAGTGCCGGGTTGCAGGGCAACAGTTCTAGCTTTGCTTATGGAAGCTCTGACTTTCATGGTTAAA TTCGATGCTGAGTTTGCCTTTGCTAGCCAGGCAAAGATTACTCCCCTGGCCATTGCTGTATTCCTAAAATACACCGAAGATCCTTATGTGCTTGAAACTGTACAGGATCTTATCAAAGCTCTGTGTCAGCGCAAGGAGTGCCTGGGACCGCTACAGGAAAAGTTTATACCAACTATCGTGAGCATTCTGGGGCTGACAGGAGCAGCTTCCACGGAAAAGCAGGATATTGCACTAGACGTTCTCAACACAATCGTCCGCTACACGGAGCCGCCGCTGAACAATACCCTGCTGGAGACAGCCTTTCCGGCGATAATTAACTGCGTTTTACACACGGACGACCATTCTGTCATGGTAGCCGGCGGCGAGTGCCTACGCAGCTTTATTAATGTGTCCCCGGAGCAAATCTGCAGCTATAAGAACGGCGAGGGCATCAACTGCATTATGCAGGTTGTGGCCACTGTGCTGCTGAATCCGATGAACAGCGAAATGACGGCGGCCGGCCAAATTGGACGCCTCGTCATCACTATTATCACCAAGATGGGAAGCATGCTCGGCCAGAATGTGGACATGTTGCTGAAGGCTGTGATAAGCAAAATGCAGAACCTCGAGTGCCTAAAAGTGATTATGAATCTTGTTTTAATCTTCGCCCATTTGTTCCTGACGCAAATGGACGCCGTGCTCAACTTTCTGTCCACCGTTCCCGGACCCAACGGAGAGCCAGCGATGCAGTTCGTTCTCACCAACTGGCTCTCTCGCCAGAACTCCTTTTTCGGAAACTACGAGCGCAAG GTCACCACCATGGCACTGTGCAAGCTGTTTGAATATGGTGTGGCCACTCAGGACAACCGTTTGACCACAATAACATTCAAAGAATTGGTGGACGATCCCACTGATACGCGCAGACGTACTCGCTCCGTGGCGGCTTCAACCCAGAAGTGGGTAACAATTCCGGCGCTCGTCAAGATCTTTAAGGTTTTGATCTCCGAGTACCAGCACTTCCAAGAGAGCAAGACCGACGAACCTCTTACGGACAGCGAAGAGGACGGCGATGATGAGGATGCGCCCGGCAATCCGGCCAAGCCGCGTTACATCTCCGATCTGTTCGAGGCGGACGAGGATAACGCCGATGACGAACACCTGTTGCAGGAGCTGCTTAAGGAAACCAACTACCAGGGCGACATAGCCGACAACCTGCAGAAGTTCCTTACCACCTTCACGCAGAACGAACATTTTCCCACTTTCTATGAACACCTCACTGAGGGTGAACGTCTCATCCTGCTCAGCAAGGTCCAGCAGAAGTAG